The Acidobacteriota bacterium nucleotide sequence AATTGTGCTCCGAGTCGGACTTCTATGCAAGTCGGCTCCGTTCTTTTCAAGTCGTCATTGGCGGCTTACCCCTCGTGGCTTTGCCGCTCCGAGCCCGAGAGGGCTCGGCGGCGGACCGCCAGGTCCGCCGAGGATGAGGGTGAGGCCGAGTCATTTCTCGGCCGAGGGGGGCGCCCAGCCCCCCTGAGATCAAGAGCAATCAGAGCGCGGGAGAACCTTCGTTCCTCTCCCGCTCTCTGATTGCTACCATGCGCGGATGGCGAGCAAGGGCCGCGGCTATCGCACCATCGAGCACGAAGGCTTTACCATCCTGGTGGGCAAGGGGGCAGCGGACAATGATCGCCTAAGTCTGGTGATCGCCGAGCCTCGAGACTTCTGGCTGCATATCGCCGGCGGTACGCCGGGCAGCCATGTGGTGGTGCGCAATCCGGACGATCTCGCCGCCCTGCCCCGCTCCGTCGAAGAGCGAGCTGCGGCGCTGGCCGCCTGGCACTCCAAGGGCCGCAACGGCCGCGGCAAGACCGAAGTCCACATTTGCCGCGCGCGAGACGTCTCCAAACCGTGCGGCTACCCGGCCGGCCGGGTCAACCTGCGCCGCTTCGACCGACTGAAGGTCTACGCCGAACGCGCCTATCCGGCGGGAGAAGAGGAACCGACATGATTCTGTACGAACGTTTGACGCCGGCAATGCAGCAGATGGTGGACACCTGGGCCGAACGCCTGGGAGG carries:
- a CDS encoding NFACT RNA binding domain-containing protein, producing MASKGRGYRTIEHEGFTILVGKGAADNDRLSLVIAEPRDFWLHIAGGTPGSHVVVRNPDDLAALPRSVEERAAALAAWHSKGRNGRGKTEVHICRARDVSKPCGYPAGRVNLRRFDRLKVYAERAYPAGEEEPT